A single window of Bacteroidota bacterium DNA harbors:
- a CDS encoding polymer-forming cytoskeletal protein, translating to MAKFNEIDAQSNSINQVSAGTTIKGDVNSDGDLRFDGILTGNLVTKGKVVIGATGSVTGEIICANAVIEGTVEGKITASEMLSLKATAVIKGDISINKLAIEPGCKFSGNCKMNDGKTVQIEESETKPA from the coding sequence ATGGCCAAATTCAATGAAATTGATGCTCAATCAAATTCGATTAATCAGGTAAGTGCAGGTACAACTATTAAAGGTGATGTGAATTCAGACGGGGATTTGCGTTTTGATGGAATTCTTACAGGGAATCTGGTCACAAAAGGGAAAGTTGTAATAGGCGCAACAGGAAGTGTAACAGGAGAGATTATTTGTGCCAATGCCGTTATTGAAGGTACAGTGGAAGGGAAAATAACCGCTTCAGAAATGCTTTCGTTAAAAGCTACTGCTGTCATAAAGGGAGATATTTCCATTAACAAGCTGGCAATTGAACCCGGTTGTAAATTTAGCGGAAATTGTAAAATGAATGACGGGAAAACCGTTCAAATTGAAGAAAGCGAAACAAAACCTGCTTAA
- a CDS encoding 2-C-methyl-D-erythritol 4-phosphate cytidylyltransferase, with translation MPKKFVIIVAGGSGKRMNSSIPKQFLKVRGIPILMRTLLVFYKYDKKIKIILALPEDQIPYWKKLCRTFNFTIPHDVVKGGLQRFQSVKNALAEIKEEGIIAVHDGVRPLVSEETIDRCFKTAIKSGTAIPVIPVNDSLRMTNGQDSEMVDRSKYKIVQTPQVFKSEILLQSYHKKRYSPLFTDDASVVEMAGEKINLVDGNIENIKITTPLDIRIAESYFHADEK, from the coding sequence ATGCCAAAAAAATTTGTAATAATTGTTGCAGGAGGATCGGGTAAACGGATGAATTCAAGTATTCCTAAACAATTTTTAAAAGTAAGAGGTATTCCTATTTTAATGCGTACCCTTCTGGTGTTTTACAAATACGATAAGAAAATTAAAATTATCCTGGCCCTGCCTGAAGACCAAATTCCATATTGGAAGAAGCTATGCAGGACATTTAATTTCACCATTCCGCATGATGTCGTAAAGGGAGGTTTGCAGCGCTTTCAATCGGTAAAAAATGCGCTGGCGGAGATCAAAGAAGAAGGTATCATTGCCGTTCACGACGGGGTACGGCCTTTGGTTAGTGAAGAAACCATTGACCGCTGCTTTAAAACAGCCATAAAATCAGGAACTGCAATACCGGTTATCCCGGTTAATGATTCCTTAAGGATGACAAACGGCCAAGACAGCGAAATGGTCGACCGTTCCAAATATAAAATTGTTCAGACCCCGCAGGTTTTTAAAAGTGAAATTCTGCTTCAGTCATACCATAAAAAGAGATATTCTCCTTTATTTACAGATGATGCCAGTGTAGTAGAAATGGCCGGTGAAAAAATCAATCTTGTAGACGGAAATATAGAAAATATAAAGATTACAACGCCCCTGGATATCCGGATTGCTGAGAGCTATTTCCATGCAGATGAGAAATAA
- the atpH gene encoding ATP synthase F1 subunit delta has protein sequence MNQSKIVVRYSKALFILSKEKNILDTISKDMLLIYKICNSVSEFMRMIESPIAKPSQKRKTLNAIFKSSINELTMKFLDLLVENKREAFIRDIARYFIDLYRSDKGIKAAVLTTASEIDSETRDKVSELIKRSFNTKEVELDTNVNKDLIGGFILKVDDRQFDASISNHLKEVKRKLIDFTFVSKL, from the coding sequence ATGAATCAGAGCAAAATAGTGGTCCGTTATTCAAAAGCATTGTTTATTCTATCCAAAGAAAAAAATATCCTGGATACAATCAGCAAAGACATGCTGTTGATTTATAAGATCTGCAACAGCGTGAGTGAGTTTATGAGAATGATTGAAAGCCCTATAGCTAAGCCCTCACAGAAAAGAAAAACCTTAAACGCCATTTTCAAAAGTTCTATAAATGAACTGACTATGAAGTTTCTGGATTTACTGGTAGAAAATAAACGGGAAGCTTTTATCAGGGATATTGCCAGGTATTTCATTGATTTATACAGAAGCGATAAAGGAATTAAAGCTGCTGTGCTGACCACTGCATCAGAAATAGATTCAGAAACCCGCGATAAGGTTTCTGAATTAATAAAAAGATCATTCAATACGAAAGAAGTAGAGCTAGATACTAATGTGAACAAAGATTTAATCGGGGGTTTTATTCTTAAGGTTGACGATAGGCAATTTGATGCCAGCATCTCAAATCATCTGAAAGAAGTAAAACGTAAACTGATTGATTTCACTTTTGTATCAAAATTGTAA
- the atpE gene encoding ATP synthase F0 subunit C, translated as MSLLAVILQAAAAGAGVAKLGAGIGAGIAAIGAGLGIGNIGANAMEAISRQPEAVGDIRSNMIVAAALIEGVAFFAIVVCLLILFI; from the coding sequence ATGTCATTATTAGCAGTAATTTTACAAGCAGCAGCAGCCGGAGCCGGTGTAGCCAAATTAGGTGCCGGGATAGGTGCTGGTATAGCAGCCATAGGTGCTGGTTTGGGTATCGGTAACATTGGTGCAAACGCAATGGAAGCTATTTCACGTCAACCGGAAGCAGTAGGCGATATTCGTTCAAACATGATTGTTGCCGCCGCTCTGATCGAAGGTGTTGCTTTCTTCGCTATCGTTGTTTGCTTGCTTATCCTTTTCATCTAA
- the atpB gene encoding F0F1 ATP synthase subunit A, whose amino-acid sequence MLVLCCQFSFPQQANTVNSEQEVQGKSANQEKKFQPGKFIFEHIGDAYEWHILTYKKVEVSIPLLCIVHSNISGWHIFCATKLHHGATSYQGFKISESKANEGKLVESMPDGSELKPLDLSITKDVFAIFISLALLLYIFINVARSYKKREGLAPKGMQNLFEPVILFIKDDVAIPSIGDKYEKYMPYLLSIFFFILFNNLLGLIPIFPGGANVTGNIAITMVLAIFTFILTTISGNKHYWKEVYNAPGVPWWLKIPVPLMPIVELVGLFTKPFVLMVRLFANITAGHIIALGFFSLIFIFGQMQAYLGYAISPLSLVFTMFMTMLELLVAFIQAYVFTMLSALYFGMATAEEHE is encoded by the coding sequence TTGCTTGTTCTTTGTTGCCAATTTTCTTTCCCGCAACAGGCAAATACTGTAAATTCAGAACAAGAGGTTCAGGGCAAGAGCGCTAATCAGGAGAAAAAGTTTCAGCCGGGTAAATTTATTTTTGAACACATTGGCGATGCCTACGAATGGCACATCCTGACTTATAAAAAAGTAGAGGTCAGCATACCTCTGTTGTGCATTGTTCACAGCAACATATCGGGCTGGCATATATTCTGTGCCACAAAATTACACCACGGCGCAACTTCCTATCAGGGTTTTAAAATATCAGAAAGTAAAGCGAATGAAGGGAAGCTGGTTGAAAGCATGCCTGATGGGAGTGAATTGAAGCCCTTAGACCTGTCGATTACCAAAGATGTTTTTGCCATATTTATCAGCCTGGCTTTGTTGTTATATATTTTTATCAACGTAGCCCGTTCCTATAAAAAACGGGAAGGTCTTGCACCCAAAGGGATGCAAAATTTGTTTGAGCCGGTCATCCTTTTCATAAAAGACGATGTAGCCATTCCCTCAATAGGAGACAAATATGAAAAATATATGCCTTACCTGCTTAGCATCTTTTTCTTTATTTTGTTTAATAATTTGCTGGGTCTTATTCCAATTTTTCCCGGTGGTGCAAATGTTACGGGGAATATTGCAATAACCATGGTACTGGCTATATTTACATTTATTCTGACTACCATCAGCGGAAATAAACATTATTGGAAAGAAGTTTACAATGCACCGGGTGTCCCCTGGTGGCTGAAGATTCCTGTTCCCCTGATGCCGATTGTCGAACTGGTTGGCTTGTTCACCAAGCCTTTCGTATTGATGGTCCGACTCTTTGCCAACATTACCGCAGGGCATATCATTGCCTTGGGTTTCTTCAGCCTGATATTTATTTTCGGCCAGATGCAGGCTTACCTGGGTTATGCCATTTCGCCCCTGTCATTGGTATTTACCATGTTCATGACCATGCTGGAATTATTGGTGGCTTTTATCCAGGCTTATGTTTTCACCATGCTTTCGGCACTTTATTTTGGAATGGCAACCGCCGAAGAGCATGAATAG
- a CDS encoding AtpZ/AtpI family protein has translation MKKAKQNLLKGNKNKLTDYGKYSSIAFQMLVIILLSVFGGFKLDHWLHTTPVFTVILSIVGVFLAVYFAIKDLINFK, from the coding sequence TTGAAGAAAGCGAAACAAAACCTGCTTAAAGGGAATAAGAACAAACTTACAGACTATGGTAAGTATTCAAGCATCGCCTTTCAGATGCTTGTCATTATTCTTTTGAGCGTTTTTGGCGGTTTTAAACTAGACCATTGGTTACATACAACGCCAGTATTTACGGTTATTCTTTCGATCGTCGGGGTATTTCTGGCTGTTTATTTTGCAATTAAGGATTTGATAAATTTCAAATAA
- a CDS encoding F0F1 ATP synthase subunit B, with protein MQLVTPGIGLIFWMLLSFTIVMVILKKFAWKPILNALKDREKSIENALKSADKAKEQMAKLQADNQRIMAEARKERDLLLKEAREVKDKILDEAKNQAVVEAAKITETARQNIRAEKAAAMNEIKNQVASLSVEIAEKILRQKLSQGEEQKQLIDNLLKEIKLN; from the coding sequence ATGCAACTGGTAACTCCGGGTATAGGTTTAATATTTTGGATGCTTCTTTCCTTTACCATCGTCATGGTAATTTTAAAGAAGTTTGCATGGAAACCTATTCTCAATGCCTTAAAGGATAGGGAAAAATCCATTGAAAATGCATTGAAAAGCGCCGACAAAGCAAAAGAGCAAATGGCCAAATTACAGGCCGACAATCAACGCATTATGGCTGAGGCCCGCAAAGAACGCGATCTGCTCCTCAAAGAAGCACGGGAAGTGAAAGATAAAATTCTTGATGAAGCAAAGAATCAGGCTGTTGTGGAAGCAGCTAAAATCACTGAAACTGCCCGTCAAAATATCAGGGCAGAAAAAGCTGCAGCCATGAACGAAATTAAGAATCAGGTTGCTTCATTGTCTGTTGAAATTGCCGAAAAAATTCTCCGGCAAAAATTATCTCAAGGGGAAGAGCAAAAACAATTGATTGATAATTTACTGAAAGAAATAAAATTAAATTAG